In Setaria viridis chromosome 5, Setaria_viridis_v4.0, whole genome shotgun sequence, the genomic stretch CCTGTTCCTCAGATTTAGAGtaaccccttgtttacttcacccccaactcccaactttgacactatgcaaaaagaagattccccatcacatcaaacttgcggtacatgcatggagtactaaatgtactcgaaattaaaaactaattgcacagttttgttgtactttgcgagacgaatcttttgagcctaattagtcaatatttggataataattcacaaatacaaacgaaacgctacagtgtgctacagtgttgtaacagtaatttggcacctcccaattttgccaactaaacaaggcctaagctACCTGCAGCTTCTGCTCAAGGTCATGCACCTTCTTCTCAAGTTCAACGCTCTTGCTTACTTTTTGTGTCAACTTATTGAACTCTGTGGTAATCTCAGCAACTTTATCCCTCTCTTCTGTGACCTGGAAAGCTTAGACGATTCAATGCAAGAGAAAAATGTTGCAAGCTAGCAAATGCACCATGCTATTTCAGCAAGTCGGTAAGTTTCAATAGTAAAAGGATGTCCTGTATTAGCCAAAACCTATAAGTATGGGTACTGCAAAATTGCAAAGCTTCATCGTGGTATTATAATATTTGCTGACCTCATGTAAGATGATGGTCTCTTTACAATGGGATAATGATGCAAGGATAATGTTTACCTTCTGCTTGTAGCGCGCGTTGGCTGATTGTAACTTCTGTGCAAGAGCTTCGATTTGTTTCTCCAAGTCGTTGGCACACTGATGTTGAGCTTGCAGCTCATCCAGTGAATGAGTTTTATCCGCTTCCCATTGAACCACCTAAAAGAAACTTGTTCCTCCTGTCGAAAGGAAAATTATCCACTTATAAAGAGTCCACTGgtatagaaaatactaaattatGCAGGGTTGTGTTCGTGGGTGCTCCCTGCACTCATCAGACTTTCCAGATGGCGGTCGTCGTCGTGTGTGCTGCCAGATGTCTTCCCTGTTCATGCACTCCTTTATGGCCGGCGGCCTTCTACTTCACTGCCGTCACCTTCAGTGGCGGCGTGGAGCAATCCGGTTGACTGGATCACTGGAGGCCTAGGATTGTGCTCCTTGCCCTGCTTGCTATTGCTACGGATAAGTTCGCGCGTTACTCTGCTGGACTTGGCATTTGGCAAATTTTGAGCTTGATTCACGAGACCGTACGTTGCGTGCGCGTGAGATGTTCGTGAAAATACCAAGCATGGCTACCTTGGTTGCATCGCACAGCAGGTGCTTCTAAAATTGCCATACAGACATAGTAGGCCATGAATCAATGCATGTAAAAAGTTCATGCGTTGAGACAGGGTCTGGATATTATTTATAGATAATACATGTAATATTTAAGATCTTCACCTGtagacccgtagcaacgcacgggcatgtTTGCTAGTAAATTTAAATTTCGCTTATGATTTGCATATGTTCACCACCAAAAATGACCGTTGCAGCGCTAGGAGGACAACGTGTCCCCAAGTGTCCACTGAGTTGTCTAGTTACTATTCCTATATTCGTCTCTTTAATTTTCACATATAGATAGCCGCGGAGTTTGAAGGCTAATGCCACTAGCACTAACATGTTGTCTAATGTGTTAGTACTAATTAACGGCATTAGCCTCGTCTCTTTAATAGATTTTTCAACTGGAGGGGAGCACCCTTGTTTCTTCTTCTCCGTCTCTTGCGACCTTTGGCGAGCATTTAGTAATGTCCGTGTCGAAGGTTGGCGCTCATCGAAGTCTGATAGATCTAGAGGGAATCAATGGCGTTGGTCGTGGTACTAGGATGGGGAGGTGCGGACCGGCGGAGCGAGCGGCAAGATTGCAGTGTTGTGACACAAGCGGTAGGAAGTAGAACATTGCTAATTGGGAAGTACAAGTATGGGGGCGTCATGCAATGAGCTAGACGGGTGTCATCGagggggaggcagaggagatTATAGGAGCAGGACCACGGATCAACGAGTAGAATTGGTTTGATTGAATTGAAGATGAACCGTTGAATGTGCATATCAGATGGTCCAAAAATCAGATGGGGGCAACTGGCAAGGTCTAAAATACTGAGTGAGCTATAGATGCCCCTCTAAAATACGGAGGAGAGCtacgtatctttgtattaaaaaGATATACGTAGGAGAGCtacgtatctttgtattaaaaagaaagaagagtaAAATATAGTTTTGTTACAACCCAGATTTTACCGGACGCACGCACACGGACGCACGCACACGGAATGCATCATTGATCGTTACATGCTTATCTCGAGTTCATGCAGGCATGCCACGATCTTTTGACGCGTTTAGATGATCCTGTCCAGCCTTGGCCTCATCGGGATACATCACCGGTCTCTAGTTCTCCGTAGAATGGACTAGTCGCCGCTCCAAATTAAACAAATGAGCGCGACACGCCGTACTGGTAGCAAGTGTGCATTTTCGCATCAGCTTCCTTCTGACAGTGATTTTTGGACGGAGCTGAAGTTCTCTTCTAGGTGAGCATACATAGCGCCTGCACTGACCAGCCTTGGAAAGTAAAAGTAGTGTCAGGAtcgctccactccaccaaatccTTACTCTTGGTTGTTAAGAACAAGTCTTACACTACTTTCTATATAGCTGCAGCTTTAATTAGTGAGCACCCATGAATGGAAAAAATGGCTCCAGTAAAACATGCAGTAATATTTGAGGTTTGCCGGATTGTAAAAAATGGCTCCAGTAACTGCTTCCTATCAGCATTTCCGGTTTGCAAAGCCTGTACAGCACTATCTCAGAAAGAATCGCTAGAACCTGCATCTTCCTATAGCAACTATATGCACGTACGGAACTAATCAGACAGAAAATTCTGATCGAGCACCCTGATCTCGCCGGCTAATAGGCTCCAATAATCTCGCGAGCCGTCATgactcctcggcggcggcctccggtATGCTGTAGAGGGCGGGCCTCCAGTGCCCCCGCATCTcctcgtgctgctgctggtagCACACCCTGCCGGAGGTCATCAGCTCCGCCAGCACGGACTccgcctgctgctgcgccgccttGGCCTTGCCGTCGCACCCccggcgggcgccgccggccttcTCCAGCAGCTCCTGCAGCTGCCGCTTCGTCACCCTGATCTTCACCTCCACCCGGTGGTCCATCTTTatcgcctcggcggcggcggacttcGCCGACTTGCTCTCCGCCGCAAACTCCTCCTCCCACTCGTCGCCGTCCGCCCACACCGCCGCGCGCTGCAGCTTGAAGCAGCAGTTCCCCATGCGCGCGCGATGCGTGTACGCGGCCGGCGAGCTTGTTTACGCGCGCGCCTCGACTTGCAACTACACGCTCGAGCTTTGGGTAAATGGCTAGTGGTCGTTGCTTGATAGGTTGATATTTTGCTTTGATCTGTTTTGCACTCGGGAGGACTCGGCGAATTGGTGACGAAGAGCTTATTTATACGCTGGCCCAAGCCTTCAAGGGGGGTGTGCAGCGCGACGTGCCAGCTACGCGAGCCAGAGGCGGGGAGAGGAGACCGGGTCGctgggggcggcttcggctctCCATCTCGCCACGTGGACGGACACTCGCTAGTGCGGGCGGCGAGATGGAGGCGCTCGACGCCGCAccgggcggacggcggcgaccgggcgggggacggcggcgaccgggcggGGGACGGCGGTGACGTGGGTGGGAAACCTGTGGGGGGAGACGGAATCTTCCAGCGTTTCTCTCGCTTTTCCGTTCCACGCGAGGCGCCAGTGGGCAGCGGGGGGAAAAACTGCGGGTGTGAACGCGGCTTTTCCGGGGGATCTTCCGCTAATGAAGCCACCGGGCGGGACGGGGTCGCTCTCGGTCTCGGCCTCTCGCTCTCAAGCATGGCCCATCTCGACGCGCCGATGGTGTGCGACCGACGGGACGAACCGTGAGCGGATTTGGAAGGCTTCAGCTGCCGTGTCCGCGGCCATGTCTAACCGATGCCTTTATGTTTGtttaatctctctctctctctctctctctatgttTGTTTAATCTCTTTATGTCCGTGTTCGTGATCGTGCGAGGGGCATGCTCTTTATGTTTGTTTAATCTCTCTCTCGCTCTTTGTGAGGTTTTTGATCCAGGTGGTAGACAGTGGAATGAGCAGCTGGTTCGAAGCTCCTTTGTATATGTAGATGCTAATGAGATTCTGAAAATCAACCAAGCCGCATGATGGATGTTGATGTGCTTGCCTGGGCGTATGCAAGATCCGGCAACTTTTCAGTTCGGTCGGCGTATCGACTGCTTAAGGAGGAGGAGTCCAGACGAGCACACGAGGCACAAGGTGTGGGGGGCATGTCGAGCAATGGGCCGTGGTGGAAGGTGCTTGAGAAGCTCAAAGTTCCACAAAATGTGCGGATTTTCTGATGGCGTGTGATCAATGGGTTTCTCCCATCGAAAGCGGAGTTGAGGAAAAGGCACATCATTGAGGAAAGTCACTGTGAGGCTTGCGGGAATCCGGTGGAGGACTTGTTCCATATTATAGTAGAGTGCCAGTGGGCTCGTCGGTTCTGGGCGGCGGTACAAGATGCCACTGGAAGGAAATTCCTAGAGTTGCATCCGGAGTCCTGGGCGAAGGACTTATTGGGCGGTAAGATATGCTCTTGGGAGGATGCGACGCTATTTGTGTGTGGTGGATGGTCATTGTGGACCAATCGTAATGGTCGTGATCATGGAAGGAGTCGTTGGAGTCCGATGGCGGCGGTGAAGCATGTTGCAAATATGGTGGAGGCCCTTGTGTGCCTGGGAGCAAAGGGAGTGCGGAGTAACCACAGAGCACAGGAGAGCTGGCACCCACCTGAGGAAGGTTGGGTGAAGGTTAATTCAGATGGCACCTTTGAGGTCCGGACACGGAATGGATCGGGAGTAGCAGTTGTGCGTGATCATCTTGGCCAGGTGCAGGCAGCACAAGCGCGTTGGCAGGGGCAAGTGGATGACGCCCTGATGGTGGAGGCATTGGCGGCACGGGACGGACTGGAGCTCGCGCATGAACTGGGTTACACGCAGGTGATCCTGGAGATGGATAACTCCACGCTGGTGAATGCACTAAAGGTGACGATGGCGGACAGGTCGCGGATTGCTGGTCTTTGGCATGACATTAGAGAGCTagatctttttcttcatttcaAGTGCGTTGGGTTCGACTGGAGGCGAATCACCTAGCTTATCGCTGCTCAAAATTTCGCTCTGTCGATGCCCCTGTGCATGTTTGGCGTGGCTGCTTACCATCATGGCTGACGGAGGCAGCGGCCAAGATTGTAAGACTTACATCTAAATGAATGAAAGCTCTCAGTTTGCCCTAAAAAaatctctgtctctctctctcggaTTGGTCATGCTCTTTTCTCCAGCATAGCGCAACGGTCCATACCATTATGCCTTGGGTATCTTGAAAACCACATCACACATTATGAATTATGAGGAGCAACAGATCAAAAAGTGAACATCTGCAATGTGGATGAGAATTTCCCTTGGTTTTTGCCATAGGAAGTTACTCACAGGTCATAGCCAAAGGGTTGGCAAAGGAATCCTGAGACTGTGAACTGCTGCGAGTAATCACTATGGCTACTTAAAGCCTGGATAGAATATGAACAGGGTTGCAAAAGCATGAACCATCAGATCAACCCTTGATTAATCTAACAACCAAGAATTTTTAGTCCAAACAAACAACTGCCATGGTATTAATAGAGAGAATTCCTTGTATGTCATTGAAAATTTAACTCATCGCCTTTGTGCTATCCAAATTTAGATGATCCCTTAAATGCCATCAAAAATTTAACTTCATCCTCTACAGGCCATTCCTGTCATCTTTGCACGGAGAAAAGATGTAACGGCGTTAAATCGTATCGTTTTTCCGATTTTAGACCTCCCCATACCTTATCCTCTTATCCAACACCGTCGGCAGCCCTGAACCCTAGTTGAGCCATCGTCGCGAACCATCGGTCGAGCCGCCGCGCTACAAGGCCTCGGTCGAGGCAGACCGCGGCGTCCAGCGCTCGGCTGGGCCGCTTCTCGCTGTAGCCAGTAGCACccgctcccggctcccgcaCGCGACGCCCTCTCGgctcccgccgctcgcccgtCCACAAGAATCGGCAGGGGCCTGTCGTCCCACCCGTTCTCGCTCAAGAGACGCATGGCTCGTCGATCCCGCCCGTTCGTCCACAGGAATCGAAAAATCGGCGCATCGCTCGTCGAGCTGTGCGACAGTGCCTGCACTCCCCGGCTCCCGCGAGCAGGAGGCAAGAGAGGTGGTGGGGACCTGCGTGCGGCTTGCCCACCTGCATCGACCTGCGTGCGGCTTGCTCGCCTGCATCCTGCATCGACCTGGCAGCAATGATGCTTATAATTGGTTGCTTGCTTgtaaaaaattgcaatgacCGGTGATTGTGTTTCGATTTGGTCTGTTCGTTAGTGAACCAAATAACATCTATAGTCTACGCATAAGATGTACTTGTGTGTGTTGCTTGTATGTGACATAGTATTGTTCTTAACGATAATGGTATAGAGGTGATAGTAAGAAAAATACTTCATCTTTCTCTTCTATGGGTAAAATTGTCTTTCCCACCTCCATTTAACAGCCACATAACAGTTTTGTAATGGGAATGGGATGTAGATGATggagttaatttttttttttgaaaaggggACCAGCAAAGACTGCCGGacttgtattaattaatagagaaggTAGTTACAGGCCTAGGccgaaaaaagaaagaaagaaaaggtatAATGGGGCTACACAACGACAAATCTATGTTTGTCAGTCACTCCTCCAAAGGGCAGAGAGCTCCCAAATGTTTTGCACCTGCCAAGGTCCAGCACCGCACTTCATCCTTTATTTTACACATTAGCTGGTCCAAACTTTTAAATCTCCGTTGGAAAATTCTTTCGTTGCGCTCTTTCCAGAGCTCCCATGACACGAGAATGATGAGTGATCTAAATCCCTTACGCGGCATACCCTGCATGGATCCAAGATGCGACCACCATTCACTGATAGACGAGAAGGCGGACCAATCTCCCCTGGGTGGAATATGCACAGTCGCCCAGGCGAAGATTTTATCCCAGAGTCGAGTAGTGTAGCGGCATTTTGATAGCAGATGTAGCAGCGTTTCATCGTGCGTGTGACAGAGCATGCACACCTTTTGATTAGGCCAGCCCCGTGTGGTAAGCCGATCCGCTGTCCATAGCCGGTTTTGAAAAGCGAGCCAggagaagaatttgcactttgggGGCGCCCATGTTTTCCAAATGAGGCGTTCCATATCAGACGGTGTTGAGGTGTTGAATTGAGCCTCGTATGCCGATGATGCCGTGTATTCGCCATGTCGGGTAAGTTTCCATGTAATGGAGTCCGGTGTGCCTGGGCTCAGTTGGACCGTTGCCAGGCGAGCCCAGAGGGTAACGAATTCAGCGATCTGTGTCACCGACGATAGACTGACCACGTTTAAGTCAGTGATCCACTTGTCATTTAAAATGGCATCTTTAACCGTCCTGGTCTTCTTTCTTGAGATGGAGTACACCGATGGAGCAATTTGTTTTGGCATCTCTCCCTGGAGCCACGCCGACTCCCAGAATTTGGCCGTCTCCCTATCGCCAATCGTGACTGTCGTTGCAGTAGCGAAAAGATTCTTGTCTTTCGCAGTGCACGGTGTTGGCATTCCAACCCAAGGTTTGCGCGGCTCCTTCCATTCATTCCAAAGCCATCGTAGGCGGAGTGCTCTCGCAAACTTCTTTAGGTGTAAAATCCCTAGGCCACCCAGTTTTGTCGGTTTGCACGCTATTGTCCATGCAACTTTACATTTTCCTCCAACGATTTGGTCTGTACCGGCCCATAAGAAACGCTTCCTCCGCCTGTCAATTTCCTCCAGCACAGCAGATGGGGCATTTAGAGCAGAAAGGTAGTAGATCGGTTGCGAAGAAAGTACTGCTCGGACTAGGGTTCGCCGTCCTGCGGGTGTGAGGAGCTTGCCAGCCCAGTTCGCTAGGCGTGCGTTTGCTTTGTCGGATAAGCTCTGGAAATTAATCTTTTGAATCCTACCAAGGGAGAGCGGTAGTCCGAGATATTTGATAGGGAAGTTGGTTTGTGCCGCCGGGAAGGGTGCAAGGATGTCATTTAGATCTATTCCGTTGCATCGAATGGGGGCAACCGAGCTCTTGCCGATATTGGTTCTTAGTCCAGTAACGCAGCCGAACCGGTCTAGGAGATCTTTAGTGTTGCGGACGTCAGCTACTGTCGGATTGATGAAGATGACCGCATCATCCGCATATAAAGATATTCGGATGCGGGCGTATTTCCCTCTTAATTTCGATAGCGCGCCCCTTTCAGTTGCAAGTTGCAGTAGTTGTTGGAGCGGGTCGATTGCCAAGACGAATAATAGAGGCGACAGCGGGTCTCCTTGACGCAGGCCTTGACCATGCTGAATGTCCTCTCCTGGCGCACCGTTCATAAGGATCTTAGACGTGGTGGTGCTTAGCAACGTGGTAACCCAGTTTCGCCATCTCGGGGGGAAACCGCGGCGCTGCATGAGGTCTAAAAGGTAATCCCACCGGACGGAGTCAAAGGCTTTGGAGATGTCCAGCTTGAGCATGAGGGAGGGGGTTCTCGAGACATGAAAGCGACGTGCTAGGTTTCTGACGTACATGTAGTTATCATGGATCACTCTTGTTTTAATGAAAGCGCTTTGACACTCTGATATCAAGGAGTTCATAAACGGTTGTAATCTTAGGGCCATTATCTTCGTTATGATTTTCGCTATGGCGTGTATTAGACTTATTGGTCTATAATCCGTGATGGagtctccttcttccttctttggcaccAGCACGATGTTGGCCGTGTTCAGCAAGTCGAAGAAATCATGGCGCAAGTTATGAAAAGCGTGTAGCATTGCCATCACATCTAGACGGACAACTTCCCAGCATTTATGGAAGAATTTAATCGTGAAGCCATCTGGTCCCGGTGCCTTGTCTTTGGGCATTTGTTTGAGCGCTTTTTTGATTTCCTCCTCCGAGAACTCcgcgtccaacgaggataggtCAACGGAGGGCCAGGAGAGCAGGTCCCAACTAAAGTCTGTTTGTCTCGGCTGTGGTCTTCCAAGAACATTAGTGTAATAAGCGGCAGCGACTTCTGCTTTGTCTTGCTGGGATATTGCCCATGTATCATTGTTTCGGAGCCGCGAGATGAAATTCTTTCTTCTCCGAGAGTTCATCTTCAGATGAAAGTACCGAGTATTGGCATCACCTAGTTTTAGGTTCGTTATTCTGGAGCATTGTCGCTTTCTCAGTCGTTCGAGGATGGCTAGTCCCATTACCCTTTTCTTTAATTTGGAGCGTAGGGTTAGTTCGTTTATGGTCAGAGTACGACGCTCCTGTGCGATGTCGAGCTGCAGGATGACTGACTGTGCCATGTGAAATTGTAGTTGTGCTTCTGAAAATAAGGTCTTGCTCCATTTTCGGAGTGCCAACGCAGTTTTGGCAAGCTTGTGATTGAGGCGATGAATAGGGTTCGTGTGAGTGCTCGTGGATGTCCATGACTGCTGTATCACCTGCTGAAAACCTGGCATAGAAACCCAAAAGTTCTCGAATTTGAAATGGCGTGGTCGCGGCGGGCTCTCATGACTGGAGAGAAGCAGGGGGCAGTGATCGGAGTGCGAGGAGGGGAGCGCTTGCAGGGTGTGTGACGGGAAAGCTAGGTCCCAATGTTCATTGCAGAATACTCGATCTAGCCGAACGAGGGTTGGGTTGCGGCGTTCGTTGCTCCAAGTGTACTTCCTGTTCTGGAGGTGGATTTCTTTTAAGTCACAACTGTTTAGCGTGTCACGGAAACGTCGCATGTTGTTGGTGTTTAGGTTGGAGTTATTCTTGTCAGTAGTTTTGTAGATCTGGTTGAAGTCGCCTAGGATAACCCATTTGATGCCCTGGCGGGGAGCCAAGCTTCTGATTTCCTGGAGGAAGTGCGGCTTTTCCTGCTCTCGCGTTGGCCCATAAACGACCGTTACCCGGGAAGTTACCGCAGTCGCTTTTATTGTTACGCTCGCCGTTAAGGAGAAATCTTTCTTTTCAAAAGAATCTACGGTGATTGCATCATCGTTCCAAAGGATCAAAATGCCGCCCCTGGTACCCGACACTCCTCCTGCCGGCAAGAAACTGTAGCTCCTGAGCATGCGTCCTCCCACAGATCGCACAATACTGTCGTCAATCTGGGATAATTTTGTTTCCTGCAGGCATACAATATTACAGGGCACCGATGTGATTATCTGTTGCACAGTTTGTCGCCGTGCCGCTGAATTTAGTCCTCTAACGTTCCAACAAAGAATTTGGAGATCATGTGTTGCCATTGATATGGGTGCGGGTATGGCGCTTCAGGAAGGTGGCAAACCTTGCAGTAGAGTGCGACATAGAAGAAACTGATCCAGCAGAAAGCATGCATATTACAGAGTCCAGATATACGCGAGTAGCAGCCGAAGGATATGGTAGTGCAGTTCGCAGATAcatagcaacataaataaaagcCCACTGGGGGCTGAAGTGGCTGAAGGACTTATAACAACATAAAAACATGATATGGGAAGGAGCTCCGCAGGATAGCCTTTCAGGCAGCATGGCTGGAACCTTCTATCGCCTCTGCCCCTCCAAGCTTGATCAGAGCATTGGTTGCATTGTCGATGTTGTCGTCATCGAGGTGGAACAATGCTGAGAGTGCCTTGATAATATAGTCCGGCATAGGGCCTTGGAAAGTGGCGATGAACTCCCTGATGGCTTCCTCAGCCGGCGTGGTGTCGTTTTTGATGTAACCCAGGCGTCGGCATAGGACATGGTTGGCCTTCTCTTCGGCAGAGAGGTGCTTGATCTTACTGCAGGCTTGGCGCTTACTACGGCGTAGAGCCGCGACCTCCACTGGCGGCTTCTTGAGGCGACGCCCCCTTTTGCCGGGTGCAACAGATGGCTGAGACAGGATGCCATTGTCAGGCGTTGAAAATAGCTCAGCAATACCACTATGGGGTGTAGATGGATGCAGGGGTGTAGATGGATGCAGAACCGGTGACAGAGGAGCCAAAGAAGCAACCTGAGGGGCGAGGGTGTCGCCGCCGCCTGTTGGCCCGATGTTGCCGGCGTCTGGTAGGGTAGGTAGCTGGGCGGTGAGGTTCGCTTGTTGGCCGTCAGTACAGGCAGCTTGTGAGTCGGCTTTGGTGCCGTCCAGCAGGGGAGTGGCGCTGAGGGCAGCGCAAACAGTCGGCCTCCCGCCCGTCAGCCTCCCGCCGCTCCCTTCCTGGACCTGGTGTTCCTCCTGCAGTACCTGGGACAAAGGCAGTAATGcatgaggagaggaggtggcgaCATTGGCAGCACAGGTTGCTTGCTTGCCGTTTTGCTTCTCGACGACAGGCATCGGCAGGTAGAGGCTTTCCTGAGGCACCAGGGTAGGCGCCGGAGAGTCTGGTATGTTGTCAGGCGCTTGCAACCAGAGGAACCTGCAGCGGGGTGCTGCTGGCAACTGGCATTAGCCACCCCTTGCAGCTGAGCGAGGGCGGCGTCCACCTCTTGTACAGAAGGCTGAGCAGGGGGGGAGGGAGTTGCTCCTTGACACGCTGAAAGACACGATGTACAGGGATTGGGGTTTTGCCATTAGGTACCTTAGAGCAGATCTTGTCACTTGCCACAACGGACCAGGCTTCTTCCCCAGGGTCGGCCGCCATCCGTGCTGCAGAGGAGAACAGCTGGTGCAGGGGGCGTGGtgatggaggagggagggcgggTCGCGGCGTGGACTGCAGGTTAAGAAGCTTGCTTGCCGCCTCCTCCATGGTGGCAACctggagagagaagaggagctTAAGGTGTCGTTGACGTTGCGCTTCAAGCTCGTCGGCCGACATCGgcttgtcgtcgtcgttgtggctgtggcggcggcggccgccataGGTGTCGGAGCCCCTGTTTTGGCGATGCGGGGAGCGTGAACGTTCACGGCGTGAGCCGTCGTGGCGACGGCCGAAGCTGGTGTCGGTCCGCCGCGCGTGGCCGTGGCGGTCGCGCGGCCAGGAGTccctctcgtcgtcgtcgtcgtcgtcgaagtTGTTGCTGTTGTGGGCGCCGCGGAAAGCCGGGTGGTC encodes the following:
- the LOC117856516 gene encoding uncharacterized protein, with amino-acid sequence MAAVKHVANMVEALVCLGAKGVRSNHRAQESWHPPEEGWVKVNSDGTFEVRTRNGSGVAVVRDHLGQVQAAQARWQGQVDDALMVEALAARDGLELAHELGYTQVILEMDNSTLVNALKVTMADRSRIAGLWHDIRELDLFLHFKCVGFDWRRIT
- the LOC117855178 gene encoding uncharacterized protein, coding for MGNCCFKLQRAAVWADGDEWEEEFAAESKSAKSAAAEAIKMDHRVEVKIRVTKRQLQELLEKAGGARRGCDGKAKAAQQQAESVLAELMTSGRVCYQQQHEEMRGHWRPALYSIPEAAAEES